From Nymphaea colorata isolate Beijing-Zhang1983 chromosome 6, ASM883128v2, whole genome shotgun sequence, a single genomic window includes:
- the LOC116256244 gene encoding 60S ribosomal protein L27-2, translating to MVKFLKQNKAVVLLQGRFAGRKAVIVRPFDDGTRDRGYGHCLVAGLIKYPKKVIRKDSAKKTAKKSRLKVFMKLVNYNHIMPTRYTLDVDLKDVVTLDALQSRDKKITAAKEAKSRLEERFKSGKNRWFFTKLRF from the coding sequence atggtgAAGTTTTTGAAGCAGAACAAGGCGGTGGTCCTACTCCAAGGGCGGTTCGCTGGCCGGAAGGCGGTGATCGTTCGGCCGTTTGACGACGGGACGCGCGACCGCGGCTATGGCCACTGCCTCGTCGCGGGGCTCATCAAGTACCCGAAGAAGGTCATAAGGAAGGACTCGGCGAAGAAAACGGCCAAGAAGTCGCGGTTGAAGGTCTTCATGAAGCTTGTCAACTACAACCACATCATGCCCACTCGCTACACTCTCGACGTAGATCTCAAGGACGTTGTCACCCTCGACGCCCTTCAGTCCCGCGACAAGAAGATCACCGCCGCCAAGGAGGCGAAGTCTCGGCTGGAGGAAAGGTTCAAGTCCGGCAAGAACAGGTGGTTCTTCACCAAGCTCCGGTTCTGA